A window from Entomoplasma freundtii encodes these proteins:
- a CDS encoding PTS fructose transporter subunit IIC has protein sequence MDNDQLQNLPTSSTPEPQTQSLKIVAITACAAGVAHTYMAAEQLTKTAEKLSHKIHVETQGTIGAENIIPENILREADLVIIAADVKIDLSRFQGKKTFQCGVNDAIKDPANLLVEAWDKGTPYGKKGTKVGNVTFGTTKRKGMLSHMMTGISWILPLTIAAGILMAIANLCAFQTEYLDSVGDYTENWVLGERPFPQFLMDVGGLGFKLMIPLFAGFIAYSMADKPGLAPGIIGGWIINDNKMLGISVPVAPNAVIEPGAGFLGAIIIGILTGWTVQILKIIRWPRILLPVVPLMIIPIVATFAIATFTKFVIGPPIANLVLGMFDGLVSLEKQFAGTGYVLALVISLMVAFDLGGPFNKTALVFGTVIFYQTLATALANGGGYWDANFIPGTAAQAAISVPPLGMWLSTIIFKNRYTKNERVMGKAALGTGIMGITEGAIPFAAADPFRVIFANCCGAAVAGLGVTLFNVKFAAGLGSPLGTFLGYIQQNSAPFWPMAWILPIVLGIVVTATIAGLLKKKVVGEEAELLKTEQQTRADRRHSLWLDTKTFFKQPKVILQKIHHFFITYFRNHWQSTKEYWTWIGKSIAKYFVDKWQGWKKFGQNCHKLVTTKPKMLTFKKKKAQKVEVE, from the coding sequence ATGGATAACGATCAATTACAAAATTTACCAACTTCATCAACGCCTGAGCCACAAACGCAATCCCTAAAAATTGTTGCCATCACCGCTTGTGCTGCTGGTGTAGCTCATACTTATATGGCGGCTGAACAGTTAACTAAAACTGCTGAAAAACTAAGTCATAAAATTCATGTAGAAACTCAAGGAACGATTGGAGCTGAGAATATCATTCCTGAAAATATCCTACGTGAAGCCGATTTAGTTATTATTGCGGCCGATGTCAAAATCGACCTTAGTCGTTTTCAAGGCAAGAAAACTTTCCAATGCGGTGTTAATGATGCCATTAAAGACCCGGCCAATCTCCTAGTCGAAGCTTGAGACAAGGGCACTCCTTATGGAAAAAAAGGGACTAAAGTTGGCAATGTCACCTTTGGTACAACTAAGCGAAAAGGAATGCTGAGTCATATGATGACGGGTATTTCTTGAATCTTGCCATTGACAATTGCTGCAGGAATTCTAATGGCTATTGCGAATTTATGTGCCTTTCAAACTGAGTATCTGGATTCTGTTGGAGACTATACAGAAAATTGGGTTTTGGGCGAAAGACCATTTCCACAATTCCTAATGGATGTTGGAGGGTTGGGATTTAAATTAATGATTCCGCTTTTCGCTGGCTTCATTGCTTATTCAATGGCGGATAAACCAGGTTTAGCGCCAGGAATTATTGGTGGATGAATTATTAATGATAATAAAATGCTTGGTATTTCTGTACCGGTTGCACCCAATGCTGTTATTGAACCGGGAGCCGGCTTTTTAGGGGCGATTATTATCGGAATTTTAACTGGTTGAACCGTGCAAATATTAAAAATTATTCGTTGACCACGAATTTTACTACCGGTAGTCCCGTTGATGATTATTCCGATTGTCGCCACCTTTGCGATTGCGACTTTCACTAAGTTTGTCATTGGTCCACCAATTGCCAACCTTGTGTTAGGAATGTTCGATGGTTTGGTGTCGCTTGAAAAACAATTTGCCGGTACTGGTTATGTCTTAGCGCTTGTGATTTCCTTAATGGTAGCCTTCGACTTAGGGGGTCCATTCAATAAAACAGCCTTAGTCTTTGGAACAGTCATTTTCTACCAAACGTTAGCGACCGCCTTAGCCAATGGTGGCGGCTATTGGGATGCCAACTTTATTCCAGGAACTGCAGCGCAAGCAGCGATTTCTGTCCCACCACTAGGAATGTGACTTTCGACCATTATTTTCAAAAATCGTTATACCAAAAACGAAAGGGTGATGGGTAAAGCGGCTTTGGGAACCGGAATTATGGGAATTACTGAAGGCGCAATTCCTTTTGCTGCCGCCGATCCCTTCCGTGTTATTTTTGCTAATTGTTGTGGAGCCGCTGTCGCTGGTTTGGGAGTTACTTTATTTAATGTTAAATTTGCTGCTGGTCTTGGGTCACCGTTAGGAACTTTTTTAGGATATATTCAACAAAATAGCGCACCATTCTGACCAATGGCTTGAATCTTGCCCATTGTTTTGGGCATCGTGGTAACCGCCACAATTGCTGGTTTACTAAAGAAAAAAGTCGTCGGTGAAGAAGCAGAACTTTTAAAAACGGAGCAACAAACTCGTGCTGACCGTCGCCATAGTTTATGACTTGACACTAAAACTTTCTTTAAACAACCAAAAGTTATTTTGCAAAAAATTCATCATTTCTTTATCACTTATTTCCGCAATCATTGGCAATCGACGAAAGAATATTGAACTTGAATCGGTAAAAGTATTGCCAAATATTTTGTTGACAAATGACAAGGTTGAAAAAAATTTGGCCAAAATTGTCATAAATTAGTTACTACAAAACCAAAAATGCTCACTTTCAAAAAGAAAAAAGCCCAAAAAGTAGAGGTTGAATAA
- a CDS encoding glycoside hydrolase family 38 N-terminal domain-containing protein encodes MNDSWKIYVVPHTHWDKEWYFTKQDSDVLLIQNIKAIKETFKKNQSYKNFTYDGQTSIIDDYREYYPEDFELDQLLVDKKIIIGPWYTQPDFFNTTSESIFRNLLYGIKLAETYSGHFLHTAYVPDSFGHNAQMPQIYKQFNLHNFLYWRGVRKGEIQKYGLYTKWEGIDGTTINAYNLLFGYWSAGSNFPYLALNEKNVDTQALTFLENMQVIVEDLKKNSPNTEKTLLLPLGGDQAPINEWTPQFLEAVNKLSTDEWILSDYDDFFQNLKVDETKLGTLKNELKSPALSRIHKTIGSQRADIKMLMKQVETNLYNVLEPLAICWWSLGGGYPQATIDKALKLILLSQAHDSAGGCNSDQTNADILVRLRQANDIVLSETTKCLKNFASALNLKEEQLLVFNPKPYRLEKDIQLKVFTPFKHFELFDNKNNRVHHVVLKQKSNSGGQQVVAIDATQGEATTGTATFYETDVLILKTSLSPMSFTILTPKEVAKKACRKKNHGFYCPQINEDGTIDLYDYKNAKIYRNQFKLYAQFDGGDSYDYSPVSNANLPIEKLIKTTTKNEIFDQVQHIIINNTYLVPKSFDNSELVEQLVKLELFLTDQPTIYCRIVVKNQVETIRWRIVAQNSQKQSSVFANQSYCTIERPTHLENDLAVWEEEKWTEKPVAIETMESFVYFQNATEKLGWITNGLNEYEVVNDQELHLTLYRSVPYLGRNNLLWRPGRASGTSEIVVPTNDAAFLQKELVFEAWWFADNQENSWELAENTILKVPFYQVQNFNKLAHRFDRFLLPKPNLNQILPKTFLEINNRDFIVKTLKLTWDHQQILVRGFNSSSKPITISMTWNNEPLSLTRSNGLEEIFETKSSFTIQPLEIVTVLLPINFRKVL; translated from the coding sequence ATGAATGATTCTTGAAAAATATATGTAGTCCCTCATACTCATTGAGACAAAGAATGATATTTTACAAAACAAGATAGTGATGTCTTATTAATTCAAAATATCAAAGCTATTAAAGAAACTTTTAAAAAGAATCAATCATATAAAAATTTTACTTATGATGGACAAACATCAATCATTGATGATTATCGTGAATACTATCCTGAGGATTTTGAGCTAGACCAACTTCTTGTTGATAAGAAAATTATTATTGGTCCATGATATACCCAACCAGATTTCTTCAACACCACTTCAGAATCAATTTTTAGAAATTTGCTATACGGAATAAAGTTAGCTGAAACTTATAGTGGTCACTTTTTGCATACCGCTTATGTTCCTGATTCATTTGGCCACAATGCCCAAATGCCACAAATTTATAAGCAATTTAATCTTCACAATTTCCTTTATTGACGTGGGGTTCGCAAAGGTGAAATCCAAAAGTATGGCCTTTATACCAAATGAGAGGGAATTGACGGAACAACCATTAATGCTTATAACCTTTTATTTGGCTATTGATCGGCAGGATCTAATTTCCCTTACCTTGCCCTCAACGAAAAAAATGTGGACACACAAGCCCTAACCTTCCTAGAAAACATGCAAGTAATTGTCGAGGATCTCAAAAAAAATTCACCAAATACCGAGAAAACGTTACTTTTACCTCTGGGTGGAGATCAAGCACCAATTAATGAATGAACCCCGCAGTTTCTTGAAGCAGTTAACAAACTGTCAACAGATGAATGAATCCTGTCAGATTACGATGATTTTTTCCAAAATTTAAAAGTGGATGAGACAAAATTAGGAACTTTAAAAAACGAATTAAAAAGTCCAGCCTTATCAAGAATTCATAAAACAATTGGTTCGCAAAGAGCTGATATTAAAATGTTGATGAAACAAGTAGAGACAAACCTTTATAACGTTTTGGAACCTTTAGCGATTTGCTGATGAAGTCTTGGGGGTGGTTACCCACAAGCAACAATTGACAAAGCCTTAAAGTTAATCTTGCTTTCCCAAGCTCATGATAGTGCGGGTGGTTGCAATAGTGACCAAACCAATGCTGATATTCTAGTGCGCTTAAGACAAGCCAACGATATTGTGCTTTCAGAAACGACTAAATGTTTGAAAAATTTTGCTAGCGCTCTTAATTTAAAGGAAGAACAATTATTAGTTTTTAATCCTAAGCCTTATCGCTTAGAAAAAGATATCCAACTAAAAGTTTTCACTCCATTTAAACACTTTGAACTTTTCGACAATAAAAATAATAGGGTTCACCATGTAGTTTTAAAGCAAAAAAGTAATTCCGGTGGTCAACAAGTGGTTGCTATTGATGCCACTCAGGGGGAGGCAACTACTGGCACTGCCACTTTTTATGAAACTGATGTTCTTATTTTAAAGACTAGTTTGTCACCAATGAGTTTTACCATTTTAACACCCAAAGAAGTGGCCAAAAAAGCTTGCCGCAAAAAAAATCATGGTTTCTATTGTCCGCAAATTAATGAAGATGGAACGATTGATTTATATGATTATAAAAATGCCAAAATTTATCGAAACCAGTTCAAACTTTACGCTCAATTTGATGGTGGAGACTCTTACGATTATTCTCCAGTTTCAAACGCTAATTTACCAATTGAAAAACTCATTAAAACTACTACAAAAAACGAAATTTTTGATCAAGTGCAACACATTATCATCAATAATACCTATTTAGTGCCGAAGAGTTTTGATAACTCCGAATTGGTAGAACAATTAGTTAAACTAGAATTATTTTTAACCGATCAACCAACTATCTATTGCCGAATTGTGGTTAAAAACCAAGTGGAAACCATTCGTTGAAGAATTGTGGCTCAAAATTCGCAAAAACAAAGTTCTGTTTTTGCGAACCAAAGTTATTGTACAATTGAACGCCCAACGCACTTGGAAAATGATTTGGCAGTTTGAGAAGAAGAAAAATGAACCGAAAAACCAGTTGCAATTGAAACAATGGAATCGTTTGTTTATTTTCAAAATGCAACTGAAAAACTTGGTTGAATTACTAATGGTTTAAATGAGTATGAAGTAGTTAATGACCAAGAATTACACCTCACACTTTACCGTAGTGTCCCTTATTTAGGTCGGAATAACCTTCTATGGCGACCAGGAAGAGCCTCTGGAACCAGTGAAATTGTGGTGCCTACTAATGATGCTGCTTTTCTTCAAAAGGAACTTGTTTTTGAAGCTTGGTGATTTGCTGATAACCAAGAAAATAGTTGAGAATTGGCTGAAAACACAATTTTAAAAGTACCCTTTTATCAAGTGCAAAATTTTAATAAATTAGCGCATCGCTTTGACCGTTTTCTTTTGCCAAAACCAAACCTAAACCAGATTTTACCGAAGACTTTCTTAGAAATAAACAACCGTGATTTTATTGTAAAAACTTTAAAACTAACCTGAGATCACCAACAAATCTTAGTTCGTGGTTTTAATAGCAGTTCAAAGCCAATCACGATTTCAATGACTTGAAATAATGAACCTTTATCGTTGACACGTTCAAACGGTTTAGAAGAAATCTTCGAAACGAAAAGTTCATTTACCATTCAACCACTAGAAATTGTTACTGTCCTTTTACCAATAAATTTTAGAAAGGTTTTATAA
- a CDS encoding PTS sugar transporter subunit IIA, whose product MEAEIFNIDHVFLDNQVSTQKEAFALIAQKYLDLGFATNYKKVLKGLHKREKEGSTGFNDGIAIPHAKITDIKKPGVFVFTFANGIEWNSIDGSLTKVAIALAIPDRGADEAHLKILSSIARQLINDEFRQQLINAQTAEDMHALINKVEVK is encoded by the coding sequence ATGGAAGCAGAAATTTTTAACATTGACCATGTTTTTCTTGATAATCAAGTTTCAACTCAAAAAGAAGCTTTCGCCCTAATTGCCCAAAAATATTTAGATTTAGGCTTTGCCACCAACTATAAAAAAGTTCTCAAAGGACTTCATAAACGTGAAAAAGAAGGTTCTACAGGTTTTAATGATGGGATTGCTATTCCTCATGCCAAAATTACTGATATTAAAAAACCTGGTGTTTTTGTCTTTACGTTTGCCAATGGTATTGAATGGAACTCAATTGACGGTTCACTAACCAAAGTCGCAATTGCTTTAGCAATTCCTGATCGCGGAGCTGATGAAGCCCATTTAAAAATTTTAAGTAGTATTGCCCGCCAATTAATCAATGATGAATTCCGTCAACAATTAATCAATGCTCAAACTGCTGAAGATATGCATGCGCTAATTAATAAGGTTGAGGTTAAGTAA
- a CDS encoding ROK family protein: protein MILTFDIGGTATKIALFDTNHSLIKTDIIDYHEALIESAILKQLIKEKIALFQSNFVITALSFATCGVVNANGTISGLSAILNYEGFNWKKELSCYNLPISVENDANCSLVAENQYGSAQGYQNIITMVLGTGIGGALMINGKLLNGLNGEFGCFLASNHVNEPYQNLSQVASPRNVEKRLNDLLASQGEQQKLENYFQAYDKQLEPQKEFAYLDEMLFNLAKTIVNISFTITPEIFLIGGGISANQIFMKHLQKYVTRIYADLGMPLTFSLKAATFKNEANLHGAYFLALNNKTPLQVELYNSLETNV, encoded by the coding sequence ATGATTTTAACTTTTGATATTGGCGGAACCGCCACCAAAATTGCTCTTTTTGATACAAATCATTCCTTAATTAAAACTGATATTATTGATTACCATGAAGCTTTAATTGAAAGTGCGATCCTCAAACAATTAATCAAAGAAAAAATTGCCCTTTTTCAAAGCAATTTTGTAATCACTGCTTTATCTTTTGCCACTTGTGGAGTGGTGAATGCTAACGGAACGATTTCTGGTTTATCAGCAATTCTTAATTATGAAGGCTTTAACTGGAAAAAAGAATTGAGTTGTTATAACTTACCGATTAGTGTGGAAAATGATGCAAATTGTTCCTTAGTGGCGGAGAACCAATACGGCTCAGCCCAAGGCTACCAAAATATCATTACGATGGTCTTAGGAACTGGTATTGGAGGTGCCTTAATGATTAACGGCAAACTCTTGAATGGTTTGAACGGCGAATTTGGTTGTTTTTTAGCAAGTAATCATGTCAATGAACCTTATCAAAACCTTTCGCAAGTCGCTTCACCGCGCAATGTAGAGAAGCGACTTAACGACTTATTAGCAAGTCAAGGTGAGCAACAAAAATTAGAAAATTATTTTCAAGCTTACGATAAGCAACTAGAACCTCAAAAAGAATTTGCTTATTTAGATGAAATGCTTTTCAACCTTGCAAAAACTATCGTTAATATTTCCTTTACTATTACTCCGGAGATTTTTTTAATTGGCGGTGGAATTAGTGCTAACCAAATTTTTATGAAACATCTTCAAAAATATGTCACTAGAATTTATGCGGACTTAGGGATGCCCCTTACTTTTAGTTTAAAAGCCGCTACCTTCAAGAATGAAGCTAACCTCCATGGGGCCTATTTTCTCGCTTTAAACAACAAAACTCCTTTGCAAGTTGAACTATACAATTCCCTAGAAACCAATGTTTAA
- a CDS encoding GMP reductase yields MMKAFDYEDIQLIPELCIVSSRSECDTSVKLGKHTFKLPVVPANMATIINEDLAFQLASAGYFYVMHRFNVDFVGFIRKMKKANLVSSISVGVKPADYELIDSLNKENLVPDFITIDIAHGHAESVKNMIQYIRKIFADKVFIIAGNVGTPQGVRDLEAWGADATKVGIGPGKVCITKLKTGFGTGGWQLSAVKWCSKVATKPIIADGGIRVNGDIAKSIRFGASMVMVGSLFAAHQESPGKVVEIDNELYKEYFGSASEFNKGEKRYVEGKKEVIKIRGSIFETITEMTQDLQSSISYSGGNKVADIKKVNYVILKDANLF; encoded by the coding sequence ATAATGAAAGCATTTGATTATGAAGATATTCAATTAATTCCCGAACTTTGTATAGTTTCTTCGCGAAGTGAATGTGACACAAGCGTTAAATTGGGAAAACACACCTTTAAACTACCAGTTGTTCCTGCCAACATGGCTACTATTATTAACGAAGACCTAGCTTTTCAACTAGCAAGTGCCGGTTACTTTTACGTAATGCACCGTTTTAATGTTGATTTTGTCGGGTTCATTCGAAAAATGAAAAAGGCTAATTTGGTCAGTTCAATTTCTGTCGGTGTTAAACCAGCGGATTATGAACTGATTGACAGTTTAAATAAAGAAAACTTAGTCCCCGATTTTATCACGATTGATATTGCTCATGGACATGCCGAAAGTGTTAAAAACATGATTCAATATATTCGGAAGATATTTGCTGATAAGGTGTTTATTATCGCTGGAAATGTAGGAACACCCCAAGGAGTGAGAGACCTTGAGGCATGAGGTGCTGATGCCACTAAAGTCGGAATTGGTCCTGGAAAAGTTTGCATCACAAAATTAAAAACTGGTTTTGGAACCGGAGGGTGACAATTATCAGCGGTTAAATGATGTAGTAAAGTAGCTACGAAACCCATCATTGCTGATGGAGGTATTCGAGTTAATGGTGATATTGCCAAATCAATTCGCTTTGGAGCCAGCATGGTAATGGTCGGTTCGCTATTTGCTGCTCACCAAGAATCACCTGGAAAAGTAGTTGAAATTGATAATGAACTTTACAAAGAATACTTTGGAAGCGCTAGTGAGTTCAATAAAGGCGAAAAGCGCTATGTTGAAGGAAAAAAGGAAGTTATTAAAATTCGTGGATCAATTTTTGAAACTATCACAGAAATGACCCAAGACTTACAATCGTCAATTTCTTATTCTGGCGGTAATAAAGTTGCCGATATTAAAAAAGTTAATTACGTTATTCTTAAAGATGCTAATCTATTTTAA
- a CDS encoding nitroreductase family protein produces MSNCQIVKLMTNRYSARVFDETFQVPKSVLESLLESVRLSPSAYGALNYRVLVFPRSKTRSELNPIFGNQNNFVTASEIILFVADRWSKVESQTVDKTIDLMFPDSQDSFKKQIYANNFHQRYDGLYKNNPQLGDEWSAKQVYIALGVGLVAAESLGLDSCPLGGFDEKACTKWLQTKGLIAQDEMAVIALAIGKASPHPKKAKIRQPMAEFAKIIN; encoded by the coding sequence ATGTCAAATTGTCAAATTGTCAAGTTGATGACCAATCGTTATAGTGCCCGAGTTTTCGATGAAACCTTTCAAGTACCAAAATCGGTTCTAGAAAGTCTTTTAGAATCGGTTAGGTTAAGTCCTTCGGCTTATGGAGCCTTGAACTATCGTGTGCTCGTATTTCCAAGATCAAAAACTCGTTCCGAGTTAAACCCTATTTTTGGTAATCAAAATAACTTTGTTACTGCTTCTGAAATTATTTTGTTCGTCGCTGATCGGTGAAGCAAGGTCGAAAGTCAAACTGTGGATAAAACAATTGACCTCATGTTTCCGGACTCTCAAGATAGTTTTAAAAAGCAAATCTATGCAAATAATTTTCACCAACGTTATGATGGTCTTTACAAAAACAATCCTCAACTTGGCGATGAATGAAGTGCGAAGCAAGTTTATATTGCCTTAGGTGTTGGTTTGGTGGCCGCCGAAAGTCTTGGTCTAGACTCTTGCCCTTTGGGAGGATTTGACGAAAAAGCTTGCACCAAATGACTTCAAACTAAAGGGTTGATAGCGCAAGATGAAATGGCAGTTATTGCCTTAGCAATTGGGAAAGCATCGCCACATCCGAAAAAAGCTAAAATTCGCCAACCAATGGCAGAATTTGCCAAAATCATTAATTAA
- a CDS encoding TatD family hydrolase produces MDKNLIFDAHTHFNDGSYADEGFEIKTLVKEAQEAGVGYFLNCAFDLESSKLALEQATAYPNMFVAVGIHPMDVHNFPKAALEEVARLAKSPKVVAIGEVGLDYYWAKEHRELQKEWFKAQIDIARKNNLTLMMHIRDAKDNYEAYDDALEIIKSLPAPRMIVHCFSANETYAQKFLDLGCYINIGGAVTFKNAKDLQTAAKMIPLNRLLVETDAPYLTPHPLRGQKNFPKYISYTVAKIADLKNLTPKEIIKHTTENAFQVFNLK; encoded by the coding sequence ATGGATAAAAATTTAATTTTTGATGCTCACACCCATTTTAATGATGGCTCATATGCTGACGAAGGTTTTGAGATAAAAACCCTAGTTAAAGAAGCCCAAGAGGCTGGAGTTGGTTACTTTCTCAATTGTGCCTTTGATTTAGAGTCATCTAAATTAGCTTTAGAGCAAGCAACAGCTTATCCCAATATGTTTGTGGCAGTAGGGATTCATCCGATGGATGTCCACAATTTCCCCAAAGCAGCTCTAGAAGAGGTAGCGAGACTCGCTAAATCGCCGAAAGTTGTTGCAATTGGTGAAGTGGGATTAGATTATTATTGAGCCAAAGAACACCGTGAACTCCAAAAAGAATGGTTTAAGGCTCAAATTGACATTGCTCGTAAAAATAACCTAACATTAATGATGCATATTCGTGATGCGAAGGATAACTATGAAGCTTACGATGATGCTTTAGAAATTATCAAGAGTCTTCCGGCACCAAGAATGATTGTTCATTGTTTCTCAGCCAATGAAACTTATGCCCAAAAGTTTTTAGACTTAGGTTGCTATATTAATATCGGAGGTGCAGTTACTTTCAAAAATGCGAAAGATTTACAAACGGCTGCTAAAATGATTCCACTAAATCGCTTATTAGTGGAAACAGATGCTCCTTACTTAACTCCTCATCCTTTAAGGGGACAAAAAAATTTTCCGAAATACATCTCCTATACTGTCGCAAAAATTGCTGATTTAAAAAACTTAACGCCAAAGGAAATAATAAAGCATACGACAGAGAACGCTTTTCAAGTTTTTAATTTAAAATAA
- a CDS encoding TatD family hydrolase, translated as MAGIYDVHCHLNDNLYIELDISSSELVRDAKDSGIDLLNCVGYDVKSSKLAIIQAEKNSQVYALVGIHPNEAHLFSDEAVEQIDFLANANKVVGIGEIGLDYSRSKRYKDRQRKIFRDQLNLAIKHNLPVCLHFHDDGSDQVYRDGLKILKEFPKLKGAMLHSFAGPWAVAEEFLNLGCYLSFNGDITNNKNMREAATRIPWNRMLVESDAPYKAPRPYEKKINYPRFLPVVINVIASLRNVSSEVVIATTSDNGRELFGLNGKKDA; from the coding sequence ATGGCTGGAATTTACGATGTCCATTGTCATCTAAATGACAATCTTTACATCGAATTAGACATCTCTTCTAGTGAGTTGGTGCGTGATGCTAAAGATTCTGGAATTGATTTATTAAATTGTGTCGGCTATGATGTGAAATCATCAAAATTAGCCATCATTCAAGCAGAAAAGAATTCCCAAGTTTATGCCCTAGTAGGAATCCATCCTAACGAAGCGCATTTATTTAGTGATGAAGCAGTTGAACAAATCGATTTTTTAGCGAATGCTAATAAAGTTGTTGGAATTGGAGAGATTGGTTTAGATTATTCTCGAAGCAAACGTTATAAAGATAGACAACGCAAAATCTTTCGAGATCAATTAAATCTTGCTATCAAGCACAATTTGCCGGTTTGTTTACATTTTCATGATGATGGTAGTGACCAAGTTTATCGTGATGGTTTAAAAATTTTAAAAGAGTTCCCTAAACTAAAGGGCGCAATGCTTCACTCCTTTGCTGGACCATGAGCAGTTGCTGAAGAATTTTTAAATCTTGGTTGCTACTTATCGTTTAATGGCGATATTACCAATAACAAAAATATGCGCGAGGCAGCAACAAGAATTCCTTGAAATAGGATGCTAGTTGAGTCGGATGCGCCTTACAAAGCGCCGCGTCCTTACGAAAAGAAAATTAATTACCCCCGTTTCCTACCTGTGGTTATTAATGTAATTGCCAGTTTACGTAATGTTTCGTCTGAGGTGGTAATTGCGACTACTAGTGATAATGGAAGAGAATTGTTTGGTTTGAATGGAAAAAAAGATGCTTAA